Genomic DNA from bacterium:
GCGGGTCCGGCCTTGGGATCCATCCCGGGTGATGGATGTCGGAGTCGTCCTCGATCTGATGATCCACGATCTCGATATCATCCTCAACCTCATGCGGTCTCCCATCGCCCGCGTGAGCGCGATCGGGGCGGCGATCAACGGCGACGACGAGGACTTGGCCGTCGCCCATCTGACGCTCCAGAACGGCTGCCTGGCCAGCTTCGTGGCGAGCCGGGTGTCTCCGGTCAAGGCGGCCGAGTTGGAGATCACGCTGCCCGATGGACTGATCCACCTCAACTACCTACGCCAGCAGATTACGGTCCGGCGGCATGGGTCTCAGCGCCGGACCATCGTGAAAGGGGAGGAGCCGCTACGCGCCGAGCTCACACACTTCGTCGACTGTGTACGCGGTGAGGCGACGCCCCTGGTCCCCGGCGAGCATGGATTGCGGGCCCTCGAAGCCGCGCACGCGATCCTGGAAAAGATGACCGTCATCACGTCTCGCGTCGCCGTGTAGCGTCCGACCAGAAAGACCGGCCGGCCACCGGCTCATGACGTCGCGGCTCCCCATCGGCAAGGTCCCGGCTGAACTGCTCGGCACGCTCGTCTACCCGCACCTCGGGGCGCGCCGCCCCGACATCCTCGTCCATGCCCAATTGGGGGAGGACTGCGCGGTCATCGAGTTTGGGGACGAGGTCGCCGTCCTCACCACGGATCCCATCACCGGTGCCGGGCCGGATCTCGGCTGGTACGCGGTCTTCATCGCCACCAACGATCTTGCGGCGACGGGCGCCGAACCCGTCGCGCTCCTCCTCACCCTACTGCTCGCCCCGGCGGACGCGG
This window encodes:
- a CDS encoding Gfo/Idh/MocA family oxidoreductase — encoded protein: MARLVRVGVVGLGQWGQHHVRVYHHLPDVTLAGVVDTSPGEVSAFAKRYQTVGYEDYRMLFGKVEAVSLAVPTALHYEIAREFLQRGVHVLVEKPITTTTEQAGELVALAQRAGVTLLVGHVERFKPSVHALTDLVTEPLFVQVRRVRPWDPSRVMDVGVVLDLMIHDLDIILNLMRSPIARVSAIGAAINGDDEDLAVAHLTLQNGCLASFVASRVSPVKAAELEITLPDGLIHLNYLRQQITVRRHGSQRRTIVKGEEPLRAELTHFVDCVRGEATPLVPGEHGLRALEAAHAILEKMTVITSRVAV